DNA from Pelobacter propionicus DSM 2379:
CCCTGCCGGAGGGGCCAACCAGGTTGGCCAGTAGCAGCGTGTCATGGCCGTTGCCGCAGGTGGCGTCCACGGCAAGGTCGCCCGGCTGGATAAACTGGCTCATGAACAGGTGCGCGAGCCGGGTCGGGCCGCTTAAGGCTCTTGTGTCTCGTGTTGCTGGCTGGAGCATGGTTGGTCACGATAGCAGATATGCCCCTCTTTCGCCACCGTGAAATTCATTTGCATCCTCCACGCCAAGGGGGTAGAAACGGGGCATGATCATCAAGAAAACAATCAACGACGAAGTCTCCGGCCGGCGGCTGGACGAGGCGCTTTCCCTGCTCTGCGACCAGGTCAGCAAGTCCGAGGCGCGGCGGATCATCGACCGGGGCGGCTGCAACCTGAACGGCAGCATGGTGCGGGTTGCCTCACGGATGGTGAGAAGCGGCGATACCATCGACGTCGGCGTCATGGAACCGGGCCGCTTCCGCGACCTTGTGCTGCCGCAGGAGGCGCTGCTCCATGAGGATGACGACCTGATCGCCCTGAACAAGCCGGCCGGTGTCAACACCCAGCGTACCCCCTATCAGCTCAAGGGAACCCTGGAGTACTGGGCAAGCGAGTACTTCCGCCGGCAGGGGAACCCCGAACCGGCCCGGGTGATCCACCGCCTGGACCGCGGCACCTCAGGGGTGATGCTCTTTCCCAAACACAAGCGGGCAGCTGCCTGGCTGTCGAAGCGCTTCCACGACGGCCAGGTGGAGAAGCGCTATCTGGCCCTGGTGAGTGGCACGCCGGGCCAGATCGAGTGGAGGGTGGACGGCCCCATCGGCAAGATCGCCAGTGCCCGTTACGGCATCGTTGCCGGAGGGCGTTCGGCCCTGACCGAGTTCCGCCTGCTGGCCGAGTCTTGCGGATATGCCCTGGTTGAGGCCAAGCCGCTCACCGGCCGCACCCACCAGATCCGTGTGCATCTGCAGTCGTGCGGCCTGCCCATCGTGGGGGACGGGACCTATGGCGGCGAGCCTGCTGCGCGCATGATGCTGCACTGCGCATCCCTGCGCTTCGCGGATGGCGGGGGGAGAGAGATCGTCGTCGAGGCGCCGCTGGATAGGGACTTCAGGGGACTCATGGAAGAAAGGGGGGTGGCCATGACGGCCCCGGGGTTGCTGAACGGCACGGTCCCGGTTCCTTGACATCCCCGGGGGGGTGCGTATGGTTTTTGATAGGAACGGCGCACGCCGGAAAGGAGGCGGCGGTCGTGACGCAGGTACCCCCATGCAGAAAGGAGCGACCCCATGACCACAAATGCCGAGATCGTCGCCCGCCAGGAGCGGGTCTTCACCCCTGCCCTGCACATTTACCACCCCGTTGCCATCGAAAACGGGGAGGGGAGCTGGGTTACCGACCGGGAGGGGAAGCGCTATCTGGACCTGGCCACCGGCATCGCCGTCCTGAACATCGGCCACAACCATCCCCGGGTGCGGCAGCGGGTTGCCCACCAGCTGGAGCGGTTCGTCCACACCGGCGGGATCTACTACAACGACACCAGCGTTGAAGCGGCGGAACTCCTCGCCTCGGTCACGCCGCCCGGTCTGGACATGGTCTTCTTCAGCAACGCCGGCGCCGAGGCGGTGGAGGGCGCCCTCAAGCTGGCCCGCTTCGTTACCGGCCGCCAGGGGATCATCGCCTTCAGCGGCGCCTTCCACGGCCGTACCCTGGGGGCGGTGTCGGTCACCACCAGTTCGGCCCGCTACCGCTCCCGCTACCAGCCGCTCCTGCCGTCGGTCTACCACGCCCCCTACCCGTACTGCTACCGCTGCCCCCTGGGGCGCCGCCCGGAGAGCTGTTCGCTGGACTGCTTCCGCGCCCTGGAGGAGATGCTGGAGCGGCTGATCACCCCGGCCGAGGTGGCTGCCATTCTGATCGAACCGGTCCTGGGCGAGGGGGGCTATGCCCCGGCGCCGCCCGAGTTTCTGAGGCGGCTTCGTCGGCTCTGCGACGAACATGGTATCCTGCTGATTTTCGACGAGGTCCAGTCGGGCATGGGTCGCACCGGCGACTGGTTCGCGGCCCAGCGCTACGACGTGACCCCGGATGTCATGACCGTTGCCAAGGGGATCGCCTCCGGGTTTCCCCTCTCGGCGGTGGTGGCGAAGCGACGCATCATGGAGCAGTGGCCC
Protein-coding regions in this window:
- a CDS encoding RluA family pseudouridine synthase, with protein sequence MIIKKTINDEVSGRRLDEALSLLCDQVSKSEARRIIDRGGCNLNGSMVRVASRMVRSGDTIDVGVMEPGRFRDLVLPQEALLHEDDDLIALNKPAGVNTQRTPYQLKGTLEYWASEYFRRQGNPEPARVIHRLDRGTSGVMLFPKHKRAAAWLSKRFHDGQVEKRYLALVSGTPGQIEWRVDGPIGKIASARYGIVAGGRSALTEFRLLAESCGYALVEAKPLTGRTHQIRVHLQSCGLPIVGDGTYGGEPAARMMLHCASLRFADGGGREIVVEAPLDRDFRGLMEERGVAMTAPGLLNGTVPVP
- a CDS encoding aspartate aminotransferase family protein, producing MTTNAEIVARQERVFTPALHIYHPVAIENGEGSWVTDREGKRYLDLATGIAVLNIGHNHPRVRQRVAHQLERFVHTGGIYYNDTSVEAAELLASVTPPGLDMVFFSNAGAEAVEGALKLARFVTGRQGIIAFSGAFHGRTLGAVSVTTSSARYRSRYQPLLPSVYHAPYPYCYRCPLGRRPESCSLDCFRALEEMLERLITPAEVAAILIEPVLGEGGYAPAPPEFLRRLRRLCDEHGILLIFDEVQSGMGRTGDWFAAQRYDVTPDVMTVAKGIASGFPLSAVVAKRRIMEQWPCGAHGTTFGGNPVACAAAIATMETIRDEGLLPRCRELGERAMVRLRGMGERHPLIGDVRGMGLMIGVELLEPDARPAGDACERLMAWCRERGLLIINCGPDRNVLRLVPPLTIGDDELEQALSIIDEGLGAVA